The Raphanus sativus cultivar WK10039 chromosome 2, ASM80110v3, whole genome shotgun sequence genome includes a region encoding these proteins:
- the LOC108818679 gene encoding APO protein 2, chloroplastic isoform X1 encodes MSITYAVSWADAGTLSAISPKSVHFAIQCSPRNQFINPNSSSSSFGFSACLQGSSILQLDSRLVLCKRRQPLPFVVRSSDHPQNADPPKQYSKREKKPFPVPIVDLRRAARERVKNNKDKPKRPLPPPKNGMLVKSLVPLAYKVYNARIRLINNLHRLMKVVRVNACGWCNEIHVGPYGHPFKSCKGPSASQRKGHHEWTNSVLEDVIVPLEAYHLYDRLGNRIRHDERFTIPRVPALVELCIQGGVEIPEFPTKRRRKPIIRIGKSEFVDADETELPDPEPHIPPEPLLTESPPSEIAPPSSGEETVSLAEETLQAWEEMRGGAKKLMRAYRVRVCGYCPEVHVGPTGHKAQNCGAFKHQQRNGQHGWQSAVLDDLIPPRYVWHVPDVNGPPMQRELRSFYGQAPAVVEICAQAGAEVPEQYRATMRLEVGIPSSVKEAEMVV; translated from the exons ATGTCGATTACGTACGCTGTCTCAT GGGCAGATGCTGGTACCCTTTCGGCGATTTCGCCAAAAAGTGTACATTTTGCTATTCAATGCTCACCCAGGAACCAATTTATCAATCCCAACTCGTCTTCTTCTAGTTTCGGATTCTCTGCTTGTCTTCAG GGAAGTAGCATACTTCAGCTGGATTCTAGGCTTGTGCTTTGTAAAAGGCGTCAACCTCTTCCTTTTGTTGTGAGAAGTAGTGATCATCCTCAGAACGCAGACCCACCTAAGCAGTACTccaagagagagaagaaacccTTTCCCGTTCCCATCGTCGACCTGAGACGCGCCGCGAGGGAGAGAGTCAAGAACAACAAAGACAAACCTAAGAGACCTCTCCCTCCTCCTAAAAACGGTATGCTCGTCAAGTCCCTTGTGCCTCTCGCTTACAAAGTCTACAATGCGAGAATCAGACTCATCAACAATCTCCACCGCCTCATGAAAGTTGTTCGTGTTAACGCTTGTgg GTGGTGTAATGAGATCCATGTTGGACCTTACGGGCATCCGTTTAAGTCATGTAAAGGTCCTAGTGCTTCTCAAAGGAAAGGTCATCACGAATGGACAAACTCTGTCCTCGAAGACGTGATCGTCCCTCTCGAAGCTTATCACCTCTACGACCGCCTCGGCAATCGCATCCGTCACGACGAGAGATTCACCATCCCTCGAGTCCCCGCTCTAGTTGAGCTCTGCATCCAGGGAGGCGTTGAGATCCCCGAGTTCCCAACCAAAAGGAGGAGAAAACCGATCATCCGCATCGGCAAAAGCGAGTTCGTCGACGCTGACGAAACCGAACTGCCTGATCCCGAGCCTCACATTCCTCCGGAGCCACTGTTAACCGAGTCACCTCCCTCGGAGATCGCTCCACCTTCCAGCGGAGAAGAGACGGTCTCCCTTGCGGAAGAGACTTTGCAGGCGTGGGAAGAAATGAGAGGGGGAGCCAAGAAGCTGATGAGGGCGTACAGGGTTAGAGTCTGCGGGTACTGTCCTGAGGTCCACGTGGGACCCACGGGACACAAGGCGCAGAACTGCGGTGCGTTCAAGCACCAGCAGAGGAACGGCCAGCATGGCTGGCAGTCTGCGGTGCTCGACGACTTGATACCGCCGAGGTACGTTTGGCATGTTCCTGATGTGAATGGCCCGCCGATGCAGAGGGAGCTGAGAAGCTTTTATGGGCAAGCGCCTGCTGTTGTGGAGATATGTGCGCAGGCTGGTGCGGAAGTGCCTGAGCAGTATAGAGCTACTATGAGACTGGAGGTTGGGATACCTTCGAGTGTTAAAGAAGCTGAAATGGTCGTTTGA
- the LOC108838329 gene encoding uncharacterized protein LOC108838329, protein MADVKRVVILSIILVLFLSQSLLLCSGHEAGQTRKLGVFIRKRGGGGYRRSRTTTSASVTLLSGSFHMTACFASSFLLSLLF, encoded by the coding sequence ATGGCTGACGTCAAACGCGTAGTCATCCTATCAATCATCTTGGTCCTCTTCTTGTCTCAGTCCCTTCTTTTGTGTTCAGGTCATGAAGCTGGTCAAACAAGGAAGCTTGGAGTTTTCATAAGGAAAAGGGGAGGAGGAGGGTACAGAAGGTCCCGCACCACCACATCAGCTTCTGTAACACTTTTGTCAGGCTCCTTCCATATGACTGCTTGCTTTGCCTCCTCTTTCCtgctctctcttcttttctag
- the LOC108818679 gene encoding APO protein 2, chloroplastic isoform X3, producing MSITYAVSYAGTLSAISPKSVHFAIQCSPRNQFINPNSSSSSFGFSACLQGSSILQLDSRLVLCKRRQPLPFVVRSSDHPQNADPPKQYSKREKKPFPVPIVDLRRAARERVKNNKDKPKRPLPPPKNGMLVKSLVPLAYKVYNARIRLINNLHRLMKVVRVNACGWCNEIHVGPYGHPFKSCKGPSASQRKGHHEWTNSVLEDVIVPLEAYHLYDRLGNRIRHDERFTIPRVPALVELCIQGGVEIPEFPTKRRRKPIIRIGKSEFVDADETELPDPEPHIPPEPLLTESPPSEIAPPSSGEETVSLAEETLQAWEEMRGGAKKLMRAYRVRVCGYCPEVHVGPTGHKAQNCGAFKHQQRNGQHGWQSAVLDDLIPPRYVWHVPDVNGPPMQRELRSFYGQAPAVVEICAQAGAEVPEQYRATMRLEVGIPSSVKEAEMVV from the exons ATGTCGATTACGTACGCTGTCTCAT ATGCTGGTACCCTTTCGGCGATTTCGCCAAAAAGTGTACATTTTGCTATTCAATGCTCACCCAGGAACCAATTTATCAATCCCAACTCGTCTTCTTCTAGTTTCGGATTCTCTGCTTGTCTTCAG GGAAGTAGCATACTTCAGCTGGATTCTAGGCTTGTGCTTTGTAAAAGGCGTCAACCTCTTCCTTTTGTTGTGAGAAGTAGTGATCATCCTCAGAACGCAGACCCACCTAAGCAGTACTccaagagagagaagaaacccTTTCCCGTTCCCATCGTCGACCTGAGACGCGCCGCGAGGGAGAGAGTCAAGAACAACAAAGACAAACCTAAGAGACCTCTCCCTCCTCCTAAAAACGGTATGCTCGTCAAGTCCCTTGTGCCTCTCGCTTACAAAGTCTACAATGCGAGAATCAGACTCATCAACAATCTCCACCGCCTCATGAAAGTTGTTCGTGTTAACGCTTGTgg GTGGTGTAATGAGATCCATGTTGGACCTTACGGGCATCCGTTTAAGTCATGTAAAGGTCCTAGTGCTTCTCAAAGGAAAGGTCATCACGAATGGACAAACTCTGTCCTCGAAGACGTGATCGTCCCTCTCGAAGCTTATCACCTCTACGACCGCCTCGGCAATCGCATCCGTCACGACGAGAGATTCACCATCCCTCGAGTCCCCGCTCTAGTTGAGCTCTGCATCCAGGGAGGCGTTGAGATCCCCGAGTTCCCAACCAAAAGGAGGAGAAAACCGATCATCCGCATCGGCAAAAGCGAGTTCGTCGACGCTGACGAAACCGAACTGCCTGATCCCGAGCCTCACATTCCTCCGGAGCCACTGTTAACCGAGTCACCTCCCTCGGAGATCGCTCCACCTTCCAGCGGAGAAGAGACGGTCTCCCTTGCGGAAGAGACTTTGCAGGCGTGGGAAGAAATGAGAGGGGGAGCCAAGAAGCTGATGAGGGCGTACAGGGTTAGAGTCTGCGGGTACTGTCCTGAGGTCCACGTGGGACCCACGGGACACAAGGCGCAGAACTGCGGTGCGTTCAAGCACCAGCAGAGGAACGGCCAGCATGGCTGGCAGTCTGCGGTGCTCGACGACTTGATACCGCCGAGGTACGTTTGGCATGTTCCTGATGTGAATGGCCCGCCGATGCAGAGGGAGCTGAGAAGCTTTTATGGGCAAGCGCCTGCTGTTGTGGAGATATGTGCGCAGGCTGGTGCGGAAGTGCCTGAGCAGTATAGAGCTACTATGAGACTGGAGGTTGGGATACCTTCGAGTGTTAAAGAAGCTGAAATGGTCGTTTGA
- the LOC108818679 gene encoding APO protein 2, chloroplastic isoform X5, whose protein sequence is MSITYAVSWADAGTLSAISPRNQFINPNSSSSSFGFSACLQGSSILQLDSRLVLCKRRQPLPFVVRSSDHPQNADPPKQYSKREKKPFPVPIVDLRRAARERVKNNKDKPKRPLPPPKNGMLVKSLVPLAYKVYNARIRLINNLHRLMKVVRVNACGWCNEIHVGPYGHPFKSCKGPSASQRKGHHEWTNSVLEDVIVPLEAYHLYDRLGNRIRHDERFTIPRVPALVELCIQGGVEIPEFPTKRRRKPIIRIGKSEFVDADETELPDPEPHIPPEPLLTESPPSEIAPPSSGEETVSLAEETLQAWEEMRGGAKKLMRAYRVRVCGYCPEVHVGPTGHKAQNCGAFKHQQRNGQHGWQSAVLDDLIPPRYVWHVPDVNGPPMQRELRSFYGQAPAVVEICAQAGAEVPEQYRATMRLEVGIPSSVKEAEMVV, encoded by the exons ATGTCGATTACGTACGCTGTCTCAT GGGCAGATGCTGGTACCCTTTCGGCGATTTCGCC CAGGAACCAATTTATCAATCCCAACTCGTCTTCTTCTAGTTTCGGATTCTCTGCTTGTCTTCAG GGAAGTAGCATACTTCAGCTGGATTCTAGGCTTGTGCTTTGTAAAAGGCGTCAACCTCTTCCTTTTGTTGTGAGAAGTAGTGATCATCCTCAGAACGCAGACCCACCTAAGCAGTACTccaagagagagaagaaacccTTTCCCGTTCCCATCGTCGACCTGAGACGCGCCGCGAGGGAGAGAGTCAAGAACAACAAAGACAAACCTAAGAGACCTCTCCCTCCTCCTAAAAACGGTATGCTCGTCAAGTCCCTTGTGCCTCTCGCTTACAAAGTCTACAATGCGAGAATCAGACTCATCAACAATCTCCACCGCCTCATGAAAGTTGTTCGTGTTAACGCTTGTgg GTGGTGTAATGAGATCCATGTTGGACCTTACGGGCATCCGTTTAAGTCATGTAAAGGTCCTAGTGCTTCTCAAAGGAAAGGTCATCACGAATGGACAAACTCTGTCCTCGAAGACGTGATCGTCCCTCTCGAAGCTTATCACCTCTACGACCGCCTCGGCAATCGCATCCGTCACGACGAGAGATTCACCATCCCTCGAGTCCCCGCTCTAGTTGAGCTCTGCATCCAGGGAGGCGTTGAGATCCCCGAGTTCCCAACCAAAAGGAGGAGAAAACCGATCATCCGCATCGGCAAAAGCGAGTTCGTCGACGCTGACGAAACCGAACTGCCTGATCCCGAGCCTCACATTCCTCCGGAGCCACTGTTAACCGAGTCACCTCCCTCGGAGATCGCTCCACCTTCCAGCGGAGAAGAGACGGTCTCCCTTGCGGAAGAGACTTTGCAGGCGTGGGAAGAAATGAGAGGGGGAGCCAAGAAGCTGATGAGGGCGTACAGGGTTAGAGTCTGCGGGTACTGTCCTGAGGTCCACGTGGGACCCACGGGACACAAGGCGCAGAACTGCGGTGCGTTCAAGCACCAGCAGAGGAACGGCCAGCATGGCTGGCAGTCTGCGGTGCTCGACGACTTGATACCGCCGAGGTACGTTTGGCATGTTCCTGATGTGAATGGCCCGCCGATGCAGAGGGAGCTGAGAAGCTTTTATGGGCAAGCGCCTGCTGTTGTGGAGATATGTGCGCAGGCTGGTGCGGAAGTGCCTGAGCAGTATAGAGCTACTATGAGACTGGAGGTTGGGATACCTTCGAGTGTTAAAGAAGCTGAAATGGTCGTTTGA
- the LOC108818679 gene encoding APO protein 2, chloroplastic isoform X6, producing the protein MSITYAVSYAGTLSAISPRNQFINPNSSSSSFGFSACLQGSSILQLDSRLVLCKRRQPLPFVVRSSDHPQNADPPKQYSKREKKPFPVPIVDLRRAARERVKNNKDKPKRPLPPPKNGMLVKSLVPLAYKVYNARIRLINNLHRLMKVVRVNACGWCNEIHVGPYGHPFKSCKGPSASQRKGHHEWTNSVLEDVIVPLEAYHLYDRLGNRIRHDERFTIPRVPALVELCIQGGVEIPEFPTKRRRKPIIRIGKSEFVDADETELPDPEPHIPPEPLLTESPPSEIAPPSSGEETVSLAEETLQAWEEMRGGAKKLMRAYRVRVCGYCPEVHVGPTGHKAQNCGAFKHQQRNGQHGWQSAVLDDLIPPRYVWHVPDVNGPPMQRELRSFYGQAPAVVEICAQAGAEVPEQYRATMRLEVGIPSSVKEAEMVV; encoded by the exons ATGTCGATTACGTACGCTGTCTCAT ATGCTGGTACCCTTTCGGCGATTTCGCC CAGGAACCAATTTATCAATCCCAACTCGTCTTCTTCTAGTTTCGGATTCTCTGCTTGTCTTCAG GGAAGTAGCATACTTCAGCTGGATTCTAGGCTTGTGCTTTGTAAAAGGCGTCAACCTCTTCCTTTTGTTGTGAGAAGTAGTGATCATCCTCAGAACGCAGACCCACCTAAGCAGTACTccaagagagagaagaaacccTTTCCCGTTCCCATCGTCGACCTGAGACGCGCCGCGAGGGAGAGAGTCAAGAACAACAAAGACAAACCTAAGAGACCTCTCCCTCCTCCTAAAAACGGTATGCTCGTCAAGTCCCTTGTGCCTCTCGCTTACAAAGTCTACAATGCGAGAATCAGACTCATCAACAATCTCCACCGCCTCATGAAAGTTGTTCGTGTTAACGCTTGTgg GTGGTGTAATGAGATCCATGTTGGACCTTACGGGCATCCGTTTAAGTCATGTAAAGGTCCTAGTGCTTCTCAAAGGAAAGGTCATCACGAATGGACAAACTCTGTCCTCGAAGACGTGATCGTCCCTCTCGAAGCTTATCACCTCTACGACCGCCTCGGCAATCGCATCCGTCACGACGAGAGATTCACCATCCCTCGAGTCCCCGCTCTAGTTGAGCTCTGCATCCAGGGAGGCGTTGAGATCCCCGAGTTCCCAACCAAAAGGAGGAGAAAACCGATCATCCGCATCGGCAAAAGCGAGTTCGTCGACGCTGACGAAACCGAACTGCCTGATCCCGAGCCTCACATTCCTCCGGAGCCACTGTTAACCGAGTCACCTCCCTCGGAGATCGCTCCACCTTCCAGCGGAGAAGAGACGGTCTCCCTTGCGGAAGAGACTTTGCAGGCGTGGGAAGAAATGAGAGGGGGAGCCAAGAAGCTGATGAGGGCGTACAGGGTTAGAGTCTGCGGGTACTGTCCTGAGGTCCACGTGGGACCCACGGGACACAAGGCGCAGAACTGCGGTGCGTTCAAGCACCAGCAGAGGAACGGCCAGCATGGCTGGCAGTCTGCGGTGCTCGACGACTTGATACCGCCGAGGTACGTTTGGCATGTTCCTGATGTGAATGGCCCGCCGATGCAGAGGGAGCTGAGAAGCTTTTATGGGCAAGCGCCTGCTGTTGTGGAGATATGTGCGCAGGCTGGTGCGGAAGTGCCTGAGCAGTATAGAGCTACTATGAGACTGGAGGTTGGGATACCTTCGAGTGTTAAAGAAGCTGAAATGGTCGTTTGA
- the LOC108818679 gene encoding APO protein 2, chloroplastic isoform X2 has protein sequence MSITYAVSWADAGTLSAISPRNQFINPNSSSSSFGFSACLQVSQQLPLFVGSSILQLDSRLVLCKRRQPLPFVVRSSDHPQNADPPKQYSKREKKPFPVPIVDLRRAARERVKNNKDKPKRPLPPPKNGMLVKSLVPLAYKVYNARIRLINNLHRLMKVVRVNACGWCNEIHVGPYGHPFKSCKGPSASQRKGHHEWTNSVLEDVIVPLEAYHLYDRLGNRIRHDERFTIPRVPALVELCIQGGVEIPEFPTKRRRKPIIRIGKSEFVDADETELPDPEPHIPPEPLLTESPPSEIAPPSSGEETVSLAEETLQAWEEMRGGAKKLMRAYRVRVCGYCPEVHVGPTGHKAQNCGAFKHQQRNGQHGWQSAVLDDLIPPRYVWHVPDVNGPPMQRELRSFYGQAPAVVEICAQAGAEVPEQYRATMRLEVGIPSSVKEAEMVV, from the exons ATGTCGATTACGTACGCTGTCTCAT GGGCAGATGCTGGTACCCTTTCGGCGATTTCGCC CAGGAACCAATTTATCAATCCCAACTCGTCTTCTTCTAGTTTCGGATTCTCTGCTTGTCTTCAGGTCAGCCAGCAGCTTCCTCTTTTTGTA GGAAGTAGCATACTTCAGCTGGATTCTAGGCTTGTGCTTTGTAAAAGGCGTCAACCTCTTCCTTTTGTTGTGAGAAGTAGTGATCATCCTCAGAACGCAGACCCACCTAAGCAGTACTccaagagagagaagaaacccTTTCCCGTTCCCATCGTCGACCTGAGACGCGCCGCGAGGGAGAGAGTCAAGAACAACAAAGACAAACCTAAGAGACCTCTCCCTCCTCCTAAAAACGGTATGCTCGTCAAGTCCCTTGTGCCTCTCGCTTACAAAGTCTACAATGCGAGAATCAGACTCATCAACAATCTCCACCGCCTCATGAAAGTTGTTCGTGTTAACGCTTGTgg GTGGTGTAATGAGATCCATGTTGGACCTTACGGGCATCCGTTTAAGTCATGTAAAGGTCCTAGTGCTTCTCAAAGGAAAGGTCATCACGAATGGACAAACTCTGTCCTCGAAGACGTGATCGTCCCTCTCGAAGCTTATCACCTCTACGACCGCCTCGGCAATCGCATCCGTCACGACGAGAGATTCACCATCCCTCGAGTCCCCGCTCTAGTTGAGCTCTGCATCCAGGGAGGCGTTGAGATCCCCGAGTTCCCAACCAAAAGGAGGAGAAAACCGATCATCCGCATCGGCAAAAGCGAGTTCGTCGACGCTGACGAAACCGAACTGCCTGATCCCGAGCCTCACATTCCTCCGGAGCCACTGTTAACCGAGTCACCTCCCTCGGAGATCGCTCCACCTTCCAGCGGAGAAGAGACGGTCTCCCTTGCGGAAGAGACTTTGCAGGCGTGGGAAGAAATGAGAGGGGGAGCCAAGAAGCTGATGAGGGCGTACAGGGTTAGAGTCTGCGGGTACTGTCCTGAGGTCCACGTGGGACCCACGGGACACAAGGCGCAGAACTGCGGTGCGTTCAAGCACCAGCAGAGGAACGGCCAGCATGGCTGGCAGTCTGCGGTGCTCGACGACTTGATACCGCCGAGGTACGTTTGGCATGTTCCTGATGTGAATGGCCCGCCGATGCAGAGGGAGCTGAGAAGCTTTTATGGGCAAGCGCCTGCTGTTGTGGAGATATGTGCGCAGGCTGGTGCGGAAGTGCCTGAGCAGTATAGAGCTACTATGAGACTGGAGGTTGGGATACCTTCGAGTGTTAAAGAAGCTGAAATGGTCGTTTGA
- the LOC108840274 gene encoding uncharacterized protein LOC108840274 isoform X1, whose product MNPDHGSFTPSHSNPFEDPKVRFKHHSLLQDYQELHMYAEAMRKKLQTMQERKATLVAEVRFLRRRYRHLRQESQPVMQPTDVKKGRGRSNGGKKSKTQLIRVEVSPNKTSEEEAKHVSLPDLNHSGEVHHDETKTKKVPLFDLNQISGEEEEEMNNNSEERMRVEQSKRMSSSSIEMLSCRNGGTGSHKRKISWQDPVAALRV is encoded by the exons ATGAATCCAGATCATGGCAGCTTCACTCCCTCCCACTCTAATCCTTTTGAGGATCCTAAAGTAAGATTTAAGCACCATAGCCTTTTGCAAGACTATCAAGAACTGCATATG TATGCTGAagcaatgagaaagaagttgCAGACTATGCAAGAGAGAAAGGCAACACTAGTGGCCGAAGTCCG GTTTCTGCGGCGGAGGTACAGACATTTGAGACAAGAGTCTCAGCCTGTTATGCAGCCAACGGATGTTAAGAAAGGGAGAGGAAGATCAAATGGTGGGAAGAAGAGTAAGACGCAGTTGATCCGAGTGGAAGTGTCTCCTAATAAGacaagtgaagaagaagctaaacATGTTTCACTTCCTGACTTAAACCACTCGGGAGAGGTTCATCATGACGAAACCAAGACCAAAAAAGTTCCACTATTCGATCTAAACCAGATATCT ggagaagaagaggaagagatgaACAACAATAGCGAAGAGAGAATGAGAGTGGAACAAAGTAAGAGAatgagcagcagcagcatcgAGATGCTGTCGTGCAGGAATGGAGGAACCGGTTCACATAAGAGGAAAATCTCATGGCAAGATCCTGTTGCAGCTCTTAGAGTCTAA
- the LOC108840274 gene encoding uncharacterized protein LOC108840274 isoform X2, translated as MYAEAMRKKLQTMQERKATLVAEVRFLRRRYRHLRQESQPVMQPTDVKKGRGRSNGGKKSKTQLIRVEVSPNKTSEEEAKHVSLPDLNHSGEVHHDETKTKKVPLFDLNQISGEEEEEMNNNSEERMRVEQSKRMSSSSIEMLSCRNGGTGSHKRKISWQDPVAALRV; from the exons ATG TATGCTGAagcaatgagaaagaagttgCAGACTATGCAAGAGAGAAAGGCAACACTAGTGGCCGAAGTCCG GTTTCTGCGGCGGAGGTACAGACATTTGAGACAAGAGTCTCAGCCTGTTATGCAGCCAACGGATGTTAAGAAAGGGAGAGGAAGATCAAATGGTGGGAAGAAGAGTAAGACGCAGTTGATCCGAGTGGAAGTGTCTCCTAATAAGacaagtgaagaagaagctaaacATGTTTCACTTCCTGACTTAAACCACTCGGGAGAGGTTCATCATGACGAAACCAAGACCAAAAAAGTTCCACTATTCGATCTAAACCAGATATCT ggagaagaagaggaagagatgaACAACAATAGCGAAGAGAGAATGAGAGTGGAACAAAGTAAGAGAatgagcagcagcagcatcgAGATGCTGTCGTGCAGGAATGGAGGAACCGGTTCACATAAGAGGAAAATCTCATGGCAAGATCCTGTTGCAGCTCTTAGAGTCTAA
- the LOC108818679 gene encoding APO protein 2, chloroplastic isoform X4, with product MSITYAVSYAGTLSAISPRNQFINPNSSSSSFGFSACLQVSQQLPLFVGSSILQLDSRLVLCKRRQPLPFVVRSSDHPQNADPPKQYSKREKKPFPVPIVDLRRAARERVKNNKDKPKRPLPPPKNGMLVKSLVPLAYKVYNARIRLINNLHRLMKVVRVNACGWCNEIHVGPYGHPFKSCKGPSASQRKGHHEWTNSVLEDVIVPLEAYHLYDRLGNRIRHDERFTIPRVPALVELCIQGGVEIPEFPTKRRRKPIIRIGKSEFVDADETELPDPEPHIPPEPLLTESPPSEIAPPSSGEETVSLAEETLQAWEEMRGGAKKLMRAYRVRVCGYCPEVHVGPTGHKAQNCGAFKHQQRNGQHGWQSAVLDDLIPPRYVWHVPDVNGPPMQRELRSFYGQAPAVVEICAQAGAEVPEQYRATMRLEVGIPSSVKEAEMVV from the exons ATGTCGATTACGTACGCTGTCTCAT ATGCTGGTACCCTTTCGGCGATTTCGCC CAGGAACCAATTTATCAATCCCAACTCGTCTTCTTCTAGTTTCGGATTCTCTGCTTGTCTTCAGGTCAGCCAGCAGCTTCCTCTTTTTGTA GGAAGTAGCATACTTCAGCTGGATTCTAGGCTTGTGCTTTGTAAAAGGCGTCAACCTCTTCCTTTTGTTGTGAGAAGTAGTGATCATCCTCAGAACGCAGACCCACCTAAGCAGTACTccaagagagagaagaaacccTTTCCCGTTCCCATCGTCGACCTGAGACGCGCCGCGAGGGAGAGAGTCAAGAACAACAAAGACAAACCTAAGAGACCTCTCCCTCCTCCTAAAAACGGTATGCTCGTCAAGTCCCTTGTGCCTCTCGCTTACAAAGTCTACAATGCGAGAATCAGACTCATCAACAATCTCCACCGCCTCATGAAAGTTGTTCGTGTTAACGCTTGTgg GTGGTGTAATGAGATCCATGTTGGACCTTACGGGCATCCGTTTAAGTCATGTAAAGGTCCTAGTGCTTCTCAAAGGAAAGGTCATCACGAATGGACAAACTCTGTCCTCGAAGACGTGATCGTCCCTCTCGAAGCTTATCACCTCTACGACCGCCTCGGCAATCGCATCCGTCACGACGAGAGATTCACCATCCCTCGAGTCCCCGCTCTAGTTGAGCTCTGCATCCAGGGAGGCGTTGAGATCCCCGAGTTCCCAACCAAAAGGAGGAGAAAACCGATCATCCGCATCGGCAAAAGCGAGTTCGTCGACGCTGACGAAACCGAACTGCCTGATCCCGAGCCTCACATTCCTCCGGAGCCACTGTTAACCGAGTCACCTCCCTCGGAGATCGCTCCACCTTCCAGCGGAGAAGAGACGGTCTCCCTTGCGGAAGAGACTTTGCAGGCGTGGGAAGAAATGAGAGGGGGAGCCAAGAAGCTGATGAGGGCGTACAGGGTTAGAGTCTGCGGGTACTGTCCTGAGGTCCACGTGGGACCCACGGGACACAAGGCGCAGAACTGCGGTGCGTTCAAGCACCAGCAGAGGAACGGCCAGCATGGCTGGCAGTCTGCGGTGCTCGACGACTTGATACCGCCGAGGTACGTTTGGCATGTTCCTGATGTGAATGGCCCGCCGATGCAGAGGGAGCTGAGAAGCTTTTATGGGCAAGCGCCTGCTGTTGTGGAGATATGTGCGCAGGCTGGTGCGGAAGTGCCTGAGCAGTATAGAGCTACTATGAGACTGGAGGTTGGGATACCTTCGAGTGTTAAAGAAGCTGAAATGGTCGTTTGA